The following are encoded in a window of Halorarum salinum genomic DNA:
- a CDS encoding DMT family transporter has protein sequence MVSSLGVGLAAVAACCLAGQALTIRLATRHGKPADVLLVVIAVNVVVLVPLTALVVPDPVVTWRSLGAFVLAGLTGTLVGRSLFYAGIKRIGASRAEPIKASMPLHATILAFLFLDEVVTGGQFVGVVLVVAGIAFVSRQGRDANTDVDGASGLGASLPLAAAFFFALEPIFATVGLREGTSAFVGLTVKTLAAFVVIVAYLAWRDSIPRPGDVPRRELGWYVLAGTMSTGFLLAYYAGLAVSRVGIVVPIMQTSPLLVILASAVLLKGVERVTPRLVVGALTVVAGAVVVTLTG, from the coding sequence ATGGTGTCGAGTCTGGGGGTCGGCCTCGCCGCAGTGGCCGCCTGCTGTCTCGCCGGGCAGGCGCTCACGATCCGGCTCGCCACGCGCCACGGCAAGCCCGCGGACGTCCTCCTCGTCGTGATCGCCGTGAACGTCGTCGTGCTCGTCCCGCTCACGGCGCTCGTCGTTCCGGACCCCGTCGTGACGTGGCGATCCCTGGGCGCGTTCGTGCTCGCGGGGCTCACGGGAACGCTCGTCGGTCGGAGCCTGTTCTACGCCGGCATCAAGCGCATCGGCGCCAGCCGCGCGGAGCCGATCAAGGCGTCCATGCCGCTCCACGCGACGATCCTCGCGTTCCTGTTCCTCGACGAGGTCGTCACGGGCGGGCAGTTCGTCGGCGTCGTGCTCGTCGTCGCCGGCATCGCCTTCGTCTCCCGGCAGGGGCGGGACGCGAACACGGACGTCGACGGGGCGTCCGGGCTCGGGGCGTCGCTCCCGCTCGCGGCCGCCTTCTTCTTCGCGCTCGAGCCGATCTTCGCGACGGTGGGGCTCCGGGAGGGGACGAGCGCCTTCGTCGGCCTCACCGTCAAGACGCTCGCCGCGTTCGTCGTCATCGTCGCCTACCTCGCGTGGCGGGACTCCATCCCGCGACCGGGGGACGTTCCCAGGCGCGAACTCGGCTGGTACGTGCTCGCCGGGACGATGAGCACCGGGTTCCTGCTCGCGTACTACGCGGGGCTGGCCGTCTCCCGCGTCGGCATCGTCGTCCCCATCATGCAGACGAGCCCGCTGCTCGTCATCCTCGCGTCCGCGGTGCTGTTGAAGGGCGTCGAGCGGGTCACCCCGCGGCTCGTCGTCGGCGCGCTGACCGTCGTCGCCGGCGCGGTCGTCGTCACGCTGACCGGGTGA
- a CDS encoding BKACE family enzyme: MTYDDYLDGKPVIVTAALTGGVQGKETVPNLPESPAEIAEAARECEAAGASILHLHARRENGERAFSTERFQEVTDAVRGATDDVIVQHSTGGTAASDEIRAEPLRTDPAPEMASLDMGPLNRYAKLTSENTRGLVDDLHEEMLERGIKPELEVFNGGHLNESMRIWDELEEPPYVNLVFGGGTTTIPHPRNLVTLVDNLPDGAEFNVLGFGPHQLSMTTTGLLLGGHVRVGLEDNSYYRRGERAESNAQLVERAVRIAGELERPVASPSEARSILGMD, translated from the coding sequence ATGACGTACGACGACTACCTCGACGGGAAGCCGGTCATCGTCACGGCGGCGCTCACGGGCGGGGTGCAGGGGAAGGAGACCGTCCCGAACCTCCCCGAGTCGCCGGCGGAGATCGCGGAGGCGGCCCGCGAGTGTGAGGCCGCCGGGGCGAGCATCCTCCACCTGCACGCACGCAGGGAGAACGGCGAGCGCGCCTTCTCGACCGAGCGGTTCCAGGAGGTCACCGACGCCGTTCGGGGGGCGACCGACGACGTCATCGTCCAGCACTCGACGGGAGGGACCGCGGCGTCCGACGAGATCCGCGCGGAGCCGCTCCGGACCGACCCGGCCCCCGAGATGGCGTCGCTGGACATGGGTCCGCTCAACCGGTACGCGAAGCTCACGAGCGAGAACACGAGGGGGCTCGTCGACGACCTCCACGAGGAGATGCTCGAGCGGGGGATCAAGCCAGAACTGGAGGTGTTCAACGGCGGCCACCTGAACGAGTCGATGCGGATCTGGGACGAGCTCGAGGAGCCGCCGTACGTGAACCTCGTCTTCGGCGGCGGGACGACGACGATCCCGCACCCGCGAAACCTCGTCACGCTCGTCGACAACCTGCCGGACGGCGCCGAGTTCAACGTCCTCGGGTTCGGTCCCCACCAGCTGTCGATGACGACGACGGGGCTGCTTCTGGGCGGCCACGTCCGGGTCGGCCTGGAGGACAACAGCTACTACCGGCGGGGCGAACGGGCCGAGAGCAACGCGCAACTGGTCGAGCGGGCGGTGCGGATCGCCGGCGAACTCGAACGGCCGGTCGCGTCGCCCTCGGAGGCGCGGTCGATCCTCGGGATGGACTGA